The following proteins are co-located in the Thermoplasmata archaeon genome:
- a CDS encoding transcriptional regulator, translating to MERTRERSIRRIREMLERAGFFVSDAHGVRPSSFDLAARRDSLLLLVKVLKNIDTLNRNEATRLLELGRLFPAVAVVVGETSGASELEPGVVYTRYEAPIIREETLQEYVEKALSPFLLSSPGGVFARIDGGHLRELREARALSLGAMAAIAGVSRHSVQLYEDGSGAEMSVVARIEEYFGEPIAVPIAVFDIPMVPRGARVGSNEARRTSAAEEGRGEPNVPEPTRARTGDPLRDGVFRQLDGMGWEVAPTTRAPFDAFTRTPPSDAEREIILTAIGSLRTAIHRAEVLHQLARVAEGHAMFVVRESIHRNSIGGLPILSVSELKRHRDRDDLIDAITERERS from the coding sequence ATGGAGAGGACCCGCGAACGATCGATCCGGCGCATCCGTGAGATGCTCGAGCGTGCCGGGTTCTTCGTCTCGGATGCCCACGGGGTCCGCCCCTCCAGCTTCGATCTTGCCGCCCGGCGAGACTCGCTGCTCCTCCTCGTCAAGGTACTCAAGAACATCGACACCCTCAACCGCAACGAAGCCACCCGACTGCTCGAGCTCGGCCGACTGTTCCCGGCCGTGGCGGTCGTGGTCGGGGAGACCTCCGGGGCCTCGGAACTCGAGCCCGGGGTCGTCTACACGCGCTACGAGGCTCCCATCATCCGGGAGGAAACGCTGCAGGAGTACGTGGAGAAGGCCCTCTCCCCCTTCCTCCTGTCGAGCCCGGGCGGAGTGTTCGCACGCATCGATGGAGGCCATCTCCGGGAGCTGCGCGAGGCCCGAGCGCTGTCGCTCGGCGCGATGGCCGCGATCGCGGGGGTCTCGCGCCATTCCGTCCAGCTCTACGAGGACGGATCCGGCGCCGAGATGAGCGTGGTCGCGCGGATCGAGGAGTACTTCGGCGAACCGATCGCGGTGCCGATCGCGGTGTTCGATATTCCGATGGTGCCGAGAGGCGCCCGAGTCGGGTCGAACGAGGCGCGACGGACCTCCGCGGCTGAAGAGGGACGAGGGGAGCCGAACGTCCCGGAGCCGACCCGCGCCCGAACCGGCGACCCGCTGCGGGACGGCGTCTTCCGCCAGCTCGATGGCATGGGTTGGGAGGTCGCGCCGACGACCCGTGCTCCCTTCGATGCGTTCACGCGCACGCCGCCCAGCGACGCCGAACGCGAGATCATCCTGACCGCCATCGGGAGCTTGCGTACCGCGATCCACCGAGCCGAGGTCCTGCACCAGCTCGCGCGCGTGGCCGAAGGCCACGCGATGTTCGTCGTCCGGGAGTCCATCCACCGCAACTCGATCGGGGGCCTCCCCATCCTCTCGGTCTCCGAACTCAAGCGGCACCGCGACCGCGACGACCTGATCGACGCGATCACCGAGCGGGAACGATCGTGA
- a CDS encoding AAA family ATPase — protein MILVVTVGMPGSGKDELVEVAHSVGLATLKMGDLVRDETRRRGLALNNANVGRIASEERDKHGPGVWAQRALPKLTETRMLVDGCRSDAEVTVFRHHFGDLFVLGIYSSPETRYDRLERRGRKDDGADLQEFYDRDRREMKWGIGNAFVLADGMLVNEGSLDEFRRAARATLEHILRREDDG, from the coding sequence ATGATCCTGGTCGTGACCGTCGGCATGCCCGGGTCGGGCAAGGACGAGCTAGTGGAGGTCGCGCACTCGGTCGGGCTCGCCACGCTGAAGATGGGAGACCTCGTGCGCGACGAGACGCGCCGGCGCGGCCTCGCCCTCAACAACGCGAACGTCGGCCGGATCGCTTCGGAGGAGCGCGACAAGCACGGACCCGGAGTATGGGCCCAGCGGGCCCTCCCGAAGCTCACCGAGACCCGGATGCTCGTGGACGGCTGCCGGTCGGACGCCGAGGTCACCGTCTTCCGCCACCATTTCGGGGACCTCTTCGTCCTCGGGATCTACTCCTCCCCCGAGACCCGGTACGACCGTCTGGAGCGGCGCGGGCGCAAGGACGACGGCGCGGACCTGCAGGAGTTCTACGACCGGGACCGTCGCGAGATGAAGTGGGGGATCGGCAACGCCTTCGTCCTGGCGGATGGGATGCTGGTGAACGAAGGATCGCTCGACGAGTTCCGCCGCGCCGCTCGCGCGACCCTCGAGCATATCCTCCGACGCGAGGACGACGGCTGA
- a CDS encoding DUF973 family protein, translated as MKVCLSCGQVAENTDAFCPRCGKPLPVSAAASPAAVYVYQMPSSPPPSADELPSMERFGTASLLGLLAFLASTASGVVMIVYLRGAILINTANNTVTISSNIIPLLWFSAGVEAVSLAILIGSLYYYRQVFVGLRDRAPTFSTPAALAVLAMVGAALLIVGSFVEVQYTVGLIHCLNQPGATTGSCAGGGAVVASLGLVGVAAIVFFIGLVGVLIGVWRVGVRYRTDLPRIGAVLSIFPYINWIGMLLNYLGAAQIRSRLRGGSGPGSGGAG; from the coding sequence ATGAAGGTCTGCCTATCCTGCGGTCAGGTCGCGGAGAACACCGATGCGTTCTGCCCCCGCTGTGGTAAGCCGTTGCCGGTCTCTGCCGCGGCGTCGCCCGCCGCCGTTTACGTCTACCAGATGCCCTCGTCGCCGCCCCCCTCTGCGGACGAACTGCCGTCGATGGAACGGTTTGGCACGGCCTCGCTCCTCGGCCTGCTCGCCTTCCTGGCCTCGACCGCCTCCGGAGTGGTGATGATCGTCTACCTGCGCGGAGCGATCCTCATCAACACTGCGAACAACACCGTGACGATCAGCTCGAACATCATCCCGCTGCTCTGGTTCTCGGCGGGCGTCGAGGCGGTCTCCCTCGCGATCCTGATCGGGAGCCTCTACTACTACCGCCAGGTGTTCGTCGGCCTTCGCGATCGCGCCCCTACGTTCTCGACCCCCGCGGCCCTCGCAGTGCTCGCGATGGTCGGCGCCGCGCTTCTCATCGTGGGCTCGTTCGTCGAGGTACAGTACACGGTCGGGCTCATCCACTGCCTGAACCAGCCGGGAGCTACCACGGGGAGCTGTGCCGGCGGAGGGGCGGTCGTGGCCTCCCTCGGTCTCGTTGGGGTCGCGGCGATCGTGTTCTTCATCGGGCTCGTCGGGGTCCTCATCGGGGTCTGGCGGGTCGGCGTCCGCTACCGGACCGATCTTCCCCGGATCGGAGCCGTCCTATCGATCTTCCCGTACATCAACTGGATCGGGATGCTCCTGAACTACCTGGGGGCCGCCCAGATCCGCAGCCGCCTGCGAGGCGGTAGTGGCCCGGGCTCCGGTGGAGCTGGGTAG
- a CDS encoding glycine--tRNA ligase — protein sequence MKSDELFALLRRRGVLWPSAEIYGGAQGLYDYGPLGTALKRRIEDTWSAWFLGLSEDYHLIEPAEILPEAVVRASGHLENFTDPEVSCDSCHSVFRADTLLEKVRPEGVDGLSAAQIGTILAESAVSCPSCGKRTLSVPRPFNMMFGLDFGVTGDERAYLQPETAQGSYLAFARMWDVGRHALPLGIAVIGKAYRNEIAPRQVLFRMRAFTQAELQIFFDPAAFPVPFDRVRQEELPVLRVPARERGEESPERVSAEKLVESGLPEFYVYHMVQSYWFYRDVLKYPADRIRLFEKSDAERAFYNRIQFDIEVHLESLGGYKELGAVHYRGDYDLTRHGKGSTKDLSVTTKDGHRVLPHVLELTFGVDRNLWALADTHLVHDGDRSVWKLPPYLAPVAVGVFPLLRKEHTAYARALTDELARDGISVEFDDAGTIGKRYARMDEAGTPYCVTVDGGTVASEGPEQDTVTVRLRDTKAQERVARNGLASRIRPSLHPPRPSG from the coding sequence ATGAAGAGCGACGAGCTGTTCGCGCTGTTGCGCCGTCGAGGGGTGCTCTGGCCCTCCGCCGAGATCTACGGCGGGGCCCAGGGACTCTACGACTATGGTCCCCTCGGGACCGCGCTCAAGCGTCGTATCGAGGACACCTGGAGCGCATGGTTCCTGGGTCTCTCCGAGGACTACCATCTCATCGAACCGGCCGAGATCCTCCCGGAAGCGGTGGTGCGCGCCTCGGGACACCTCGAGAACTTCACCGATCCCGAGGTGAGCTGCGACTCCTGCCACTCGGTCTTCCGGGCCGACACGCTTCTCGAAAAGGTCCGCCCCGAAGGTGTGGACGGTCTCTCCGCCGCCCAGATCGGAACGATCCTGGCGGAGTCCGCGGTCTCCTGCCCGAGCTGCGGGAAGCGCACGCTCAGCGTGCCGCGTCCGTTCAACATGATGTTCGGGCTCGACTTCGGTGTCACCGGCGACGAGCGGGCCTACCTACAGCCGGAGACCGCCCAGGGAAGCTACCTCGCTTTCGCCCGGATGTGGGACGTGGGACGCCACGCGCTCCCCCTCGGGATCGCCGTCATCGGCAAGGCCTACCGCAACGAGATCGCCCCCCGGCAGGTCCTGTTCCGTATGCGAGCGTTCACGCAAGCGGAGCTCCAGATCTTCTTCGACCCGGCGGCGTTCCCGGTCCCATTTGACCGCGTCCGCCAAGAGGAGCTCCCCGTGCTCCGCGTCCCGGCCCGAGAACGGGGGGAGGAGTCTCCCGAACGGGTGAGCGCAGAGAAGCTCGTCGAATCGGGGTTGCCCGAGTTCTACGTCTACCACATGGTGCAATCCTACTGGTTCTACCGGGACGTACTGAAGTATCCGGCCGATCGCATCCGGCTGTTCGAGAAGTCCGACGCCGAGCGAGCGTTCTACAATCGGATCCAGTTCGACATCGAGGTCCACCTGGAGAGCCTGGGCGGCTACAAGGAGCTCGGGGCCGTTCATTACCGTGGAGATTACGATCTGACCCGGCACGGGAAGGGCTCGACCAAGGACCTGAGCGTGACGACCAAGGATGGGCACCGCGTGCTTCCCCACGTGCTCGAGCTGACGTTCGGGGTCGACCGTAACCTTTGGGCGCTCGCCGACACCCATCTCGTCCACGACGGGGATCGCTCCGTCTGGAAGCTGCCTCCCTACCTCGCTCCGGTCGCGGTGGGCGTCTTCCCGCTGCTCCGCAAGGAGCACACCGCGTACGCCCGCGCGCTTACCGACGAGCTCGCGCGCGACGGAATATCGGTCGAGTTCGACGACGCGGGCACGATCGGGAAGCGCTACGCTCGGATGGACGAAGCGGGCACGCCGTACTGCGTGACGGTCGACGGGGGGACCGTCGCGTCGGAAGGGCCCGAGCAGGACACCGTTACCGTCCGCCTCCGGGACACGAAGGCCCAGGAGCGCGTCGCCCGCAACGGCCTCGCTTCCCGCATTCGGCCCTCGCTCCACCCACCGCGACCCTCGGGTTGA
- a CDS encoding amidohydrolase family protein, protein MSLIVEGSIFDVDGARAAYVRFEGERIAEIGQIGTDSTRGRVRRIRGIVAPPPVNSHTHLGDAVSSREPPAISFREMVGPPNGFKFRLLAAAGPREKREAVRLALGRMVEEGIRAVVDFREEGVAGVRMLRRAAQGLGIRVVALGRPLARPIERAELSELLAIADGVGLASAREEATETRRTVARACRVAKKRYALHASEERRERVDAYLDPRPDLLVHMTYATRGDFETVRDAGTSVAVCPRSNALFGRRPALATMEKLGLSVLLGTDNAMLHAPSIWRELEFAYVSSRLSGERVSSGFLARAALVEPWNWLGMPRAARIDLEGAVPPLVLRLPADDPAYQIVTRVTEQVILRSGRRGRGA, encoded by the coding sequence ATGTCCCTGATCGTGGAGGGTTCGATCTTCGACGTCGACGGCGCGCGCGCCGCATACGTTCGGTTCGAGGGGGAACGGATCGCCGAGATCGGCCAGATCGGGACGGACTCGACGCGTGGGCGGGTCCGTCGGATCCGGGGGATCGTGGCCCCTCCTCCCGTCAACTCCCACACGCATCTCGGGGACGCCGTCTCCTCTCGCGAACCGCCTGCCATCTCGTTCCGGGAGATGGTGGGACCTCCGAACGGGTTCAAGTTCCGCCTGCTCGCGGCGGCCGGCCCGAGGGAGAAGCGCGAGGCGGTGCGCCTCGCGCTCGGTCGGATGGTCGAGGAAGGGATCCGGGCGGTCGTCGACTTCCGCGAGGAGGGCGTGGCCGGGGTGCGGATGCTTCGTCGCGCCGCTCAGGGCCTCGGGATCCGGGTCGTCGCGCTGGGTCGACCGCTCGCGCGCCCGATCGAGCGCGCCGAACTCTCCGAGTTGCTCGCGATCGCCGACGGAGTGGGCCTCGCCTCGGCACGGGAGGAAGCGACCGAGACCCGACGCACGGTAGCTCGTGCCTGCCGCGTCGCGAAGAAGCGCTATGCCCTGCACGCCAGCGAGGAGCGGCGCGAGCGGGTCGACGCCTACCTCGATCCGAGACCCGACCTGCTGGTTCACATGACCTACGCTACGCGGGGGGATTTCGAGACCGTTCGGGACGCGGGAACGAGCGTCGCGGTCTGCCCACGCTCCAACGCCTTGTTCGGTCGGCGGCCGGCGCTCGCGACGATGGAGAAGCTCGGGCTCTCCGTCCTGCTCGGGACGGACAATGCGATGCTCCATGCCCCCTCAATCTGGCGGGAGCTCGAGTTCGCCTACGTGTCGAGCCGGCTCTCCGGGGAGCGAGTGTCGAGCGGCTTCCTCGCGCGCGCCGCTCTGGTCGAACCGTGGAACTGGCTCGGTATGCCGCGCGCGGCCCGCATCGATCTCGAGGGCGCGGTTCCGCCGCTCGTATTGCGCCTGCCCGCGGACGATCCCGCCTACCAGATCGTGACCCGGGTGACCGAACAGGTTATCCTCCGGTCGGGGAGACGAGGGCGCGGGGCATGA
- a CDS encoding PfkB family carbohydrate kinase, which translates to MAVQHRPIDRDLLVVGHVNVDRILSVSAFPDRDRTVPVLASQIRLGGTASNIARVAASYGVRTSLWSRLGDGFPVDFWNRLRTDGIDLSMTERIRGAPTPACYIVEDSHHGQRTFIEQGVMGAEAARAKVPSSAIARHTWMHLTTGEPDWYLRIASAARAAHVRISFDPAQEIHYRWDRRRLRALLKQSEILFGNVSEIERAGRILGLSRVERLIEFVPLVIRTEGRKGASAFSRAGRVHVAAARPHRRVTLVGAGDAFRGGFYTAWFAGADLGRCVGAGTRAAARWIEGSWTDGSHRRHD; encoded by the coding sequence ATGGCCGTCCAACACCGCCCGATCGACCGAGACCTCCTCGTCGTGGGCCACGTCAACGTGGACCGTATCCTCTCCGTGAGTGCGTTCCCCGACCGCGATCGCACCGTACCCGTACTTGCGAGCCAGATCCGACTGGGAGGTACGGCGAGCAACATCGCCCGTGTCGCCGCGAGCTATGGGGTGCGAACGAGCCTGTGGAGCCGGCTCGGGGACGGCTTTCCCGTCGACTTCTGGAACCGCCTCCGTACGGATGGGATCGATCTGTCGATGACGGAGCGGATCCGAGGCGCTCCGACCCCGGCGTGCTACATCGTGGAGGATTCCCACCACGGTCAGCGGACCTTCATCGAGCAGGGCGTGATGGGAGCCGAGGCGGCGAGGGCCAAGGTCCCCTCTTCCGCGATCGCCCGGCACACCTGGATGCACCTGACGACCGGCGAGCCGGATTGGTATCTGCGGATCGCCTCGGCCGCACGAGCGGCCCACGTCCGCATCTCCTTCGATCCCGCCCAGGAGATCCATTACCGATGGGATCGCCGAAGGCTGCGCGCCCTCCTCAAGCAAAGCGAGATCCTCTTCGGGAACGTCTCCGAGATCGAGCGGGCCGGAAGGATCTTGGGGCTCTCCCGGGTCGAGCGTCTGATCGAATTCGTCCCGCTCGTGATCCGGACCGAGGGCCGCAAGGGGGCGAGCGCGTTCTCCCGCGCGGGACGCGTCCACGTCGCCGCTGCCCGCCCGCACCGCAGGGTTACGCTCGTGGGTGCCGGGGACGCATTCCGCGGGGGATTCTACACGGCGTGGTTCGCGGGGGCCGATCTCGGTCGGTGCGTCGGGGCCGGCACTCGGGCGGCGGCTCGCTGGATCGAGGGAAGCTGGACGGACGGGTCGCACCGGCGACACGACTAG
- a CDS encoding molybdopterin molybdotransferase MoeA: protein MRAFRHLLPIGVAQSRLLREARPIDRTERVPLAAAIGRVAARTVRAPRPIPAFPRATWDGYAFRSADVARASRASPVRLSIVGEVFAEGRFGRRVKAGECVAIATGGRLPTGADSIEIFERVRRAGANIVVNHPVAAGSRIADRGEDIALGAQVVGAGEVLTPAAIGGIAAIGRDRAEVYARPVVTIVPNGNELLAPGEPWKDGGIYDCNNATLSAVIHATGGVPRSELPVADDPRAIERAIRSALRRSDLVLVTGGSSVGERDYLPQILPRVGRVLFRGIAVRPGKPTLAAVRGGKLVVAMPGHPTSCLSNAYWLLLPMLRRLARLPGPGWEEIRVKLAGSPDRPSPDLTTVVPLRLEGGLGYPTFHDSHAITSLSGVGAFAIVPPGGAPLRRGSIVGAHRLLPPLGPA from the coding sequence ATGCGCGCGTTCCGGCACTTGCTCCCGATCGGGGTCGCCCAGAGTCGTCTCCTACGCGAGGCGCGCCCGATCGATCGAACGGAGCGAGTCCCATTGGCCGCGGCGATCGGGCGGGTGGCGGCTCGAACGGTTCGTGCCCCACGACCGATCCCCGCGTTCCCGCGCGCCACCTGGGACGGCTACGCCTTTCGAAGTGCCGATGTGGCACGAGCGAGCCGGGCGAGCCCGGTACGCTTGTCCATCGTGGGAGAGGTGTTCGCGGAGGGACGGTTCGGCCGCCGCGTGAAGGCCGGAGAGTGCGTCGCGATCGCCACCGGCGGTCGCCTTCCCACGGGCGCCGACTCTATCGAGATCTTCGAACGGGTCCGCCGTGCCGGTGCGAATATCGTCGTGAACCACCCCGTGGCCGCGGGATCGCGGATCGCCGACCGGGGGGAGGACATCGCCCTCGGAGCGCAGGTCGTGGGGGCCGGAGAAGTGCTGACCCCCGCCGCGATCGGCGGGATCGCCGCGATCGGGCGAGACCGGGCCGAAGTGTACGCCCGACCGGTCGTCACGATCGTTCCCAACGGCAACGAGCTCCTCGCCCCGGGAGAGCCCTGGAAGGACGGCGGGATCTACGACTGCAACAATGCGACGCTGAGCGCGGTCATCCACGCCACCGGTGGGGTCCCGCGCTCCGAGCTTCCCGTCGCCGATGATCCCCGAGCCATCGAGCGAGCCATCCGGTCGGCGCTCCGCCGTAGCGATCTCGTTCTCGTCACCGGCGGCAGCTCGGTCGGCGAGCGTGATTACCTTCCCCAGATCCTTCCGCGAGTGGGGCGCGTGTTGTTCCGTGGCATCGCCGTGCGTCCGGGCAAGCCCACCCTCGCTGCCGTTCGGGGCGGTAAGCTCGTCGTTGCCATGCCCGGCCATCCCACTTCCTGCCTGTCGAATGCCTACTGGCTGTTGCTGCCGATGCTCCGACGGCTCGCGAGACTCCCGGGCCCAGGGTGGGAGGAGATCCGGGTGAAGCTGGCCGGGTCCCCGGACCGCCCGAGCCCCGACCTGACCACGGTCGTGCCTCTGCGCCTCGAAGGCGGGCTCGGCTACCCCACGTTCCACGACTCCCACGCGATCACGAGCCTCTCGGGGGTCGGCGCCTTCGCGATCGTGCCGCCGGGAGGCGCTCCCTTGCGGCGCGGATCCATCGTCGGCGCCCACCGACTGCTCCCGCCCCTAGGCCCGGCGTAG
- the purQ gene encoding phosphoribosylformylglycinamidine synthase I has protein sequence MSRKDLRIALVSIEGTNCDHELRVAFEHLGASPEIVHLKQLERRDVEASERRTLSDFQMVLFPGGFSAGDYVRAGAIFAARIRASIGSDLEAFTQSGRIVGGICNGFQILTELGVLPGRPSGKLGTPEAALITNDSGHYECRPTFVAWEGGAFPPLRDTPRGERFLFPSGHGEGKLVLAGRPGERLRALEEAGQVLFRWVAPDGRTASYPWNPNGSEGNVAGLVSPRGNVFGLMPHPERAFFRAQAPDWTRSEGAEGFGDGHRFLEAVVDYADRHG, from the coding sequence GTGTCCCGGAAGGACCTTCGGATCGCTCTCGTATCCATCGAGGGAACCAATTGCGATCACGAGCTCCGGGTGGCGTTCGAACATCTCGGCGCCTCCCCCGAGATCGTCCATCTCAAGCAGCTCGAACGCCGTGACGTGGAAGCCTCCGAACGCCGCACGCTCTCCGACTTCCAGATGGTCCTGTTCCCCGGAGGATTCTCCGCAGGAGACTACGTTCGGGCCGGCGCGATCTTCGCAGCCCGGATCCGCGCATCGATCGGAAGCGACCTCGAAGCGTTCACGCAGAGCGGCCGGATCGTGGGCGGGATCTGCAACGGCTTCCAGATCCTGACGGAGCTCGGAGTCCTTCCCGGTCGCCCTTCCGGAAAGCTCGGGACCCCCGAGGCGGCGCTCATCACGAACGACTCCGGTCATTACGAGTGTCGTCCGACCTTCGTGGCCTGGGAGGGGGGCGCATTCCCCCCGCTGCGGGACACCCCGCGAGGGGAACGATTCCTCTTTCCGTCCGGTCACGGCGAAGGTAAGCTCGTGCTCGCGGGCCGGCCCGGGGAACGCCTACGGGCCCTGGAAGAGGCGGGGCAGGTCCTGTTCCGCTGGGTCGCGCCGGACGGCCGCACGGCGAGCTACCCGTGGAATCCGAACGGTTCGGAAGGCAACGTGGCCGGCCTCGTGAGCCCTCGAGGCAACGTGTTCGGACTGATGCCCCACCCGGAGCGGGCCTTCTTCCGCGCGCAAGCTCCCGATTGGACTCGCAGCGAGGGCGCCGAGGGATTTGGGGACGGCCACCGATTCCTCGAGGCCGTGGTCGATTACGCGGATCGCCACGGCTGA
- a CDS encoding HemK2/MTQ2 family protein methyltransferase, which yields MAASDRIYPPREDSGLLLPYARVSRGTSVLEIGTGSGVAALTAARCGARVVATDRNPHALWRLRRSAKVEHLDLEPVRTDLARGLGRFDRILANPPYLPTRAEDRDPDPWQNLALDGGPDGTSTTERILAELPEHLAPQGSAYLVGSSLQSPASMRRLLDRWRARGGREELLVSHRMEGETLEVRRFSIPSEPRRELGR from the coding sequence GTGGCCGCTTCCGACCGCATCTACCCTCCTCGGGAGGACTCCGGGCTCCTTCTACCCTACGCCCGGGTCTCCCGCGGCACATCCGTTCTAGAGATTGGGACGGGGAGCGGGGTCGCCGCGCTGACCGCGGCCCGGTGCGGAGCCCGGGTCGTCGCGACCGATCGGAATCCGCACGCCCTCTGGCGTCTACGACGATCGGCGAAGGTCGAGCATCTCGATCTGGAGCCGGTCCGCACGGACCTCGCGCGCGGACTCGGCCGATTCGACCGCATCCTCGCGAATCCGCCCTACCTCCCCACGCGCGCCGAGGATCGGGATCCCGACCCGTGGCAGAACCTCGCCCTGGACGGGGGGCCGGACGGAACGAGCACGACCGAACGGATCCTCGCTGAACTGCCCGAGCACCTCGCGCCGCAGGGAAGTGCGTACCTCGTGGGGTCCTCGCTCCAGAGCCCCGCGAGCATGCGCCGGCTCCTCGATCGGTGGCGCGCGCGTGGGGGGCGCGAGGAGCTCCTCGTCTCCCACCGCATGGAGGGAGAAACCCTCGAGGTGCGACGGTTCTCCATCCCTTCGGAGCCACGCCGCGAGCTCGGACGCTAG
- a CDS encoding NTPase, producing the protein MELLSVPRRLAAPVKIGITGLPGSGKTQTLLRIIQLLEQEGIKVGGVVTEPIVEKNRRRGFQITDWMTKDHEVFAHEDLKSRVRSGRYGINVAALEGLGTRALAEARESADVIVIDEVGKMEVESEVFTQAIVDTLGTNKSIVMTLHKKSRNPLLQDIRRRDELRLLEVTPVNKNLLAFKVVHLLTGRAH; encoded by the coding sequence GTGGAGTTATTGTCCGTGCCTCGGCGTCTCGCTGCTCCCGTAAAAATCGGTATTACCGGACTACCGGGTTCGGGGAAGACCCAGACCCTATTGCGGATCATCCAGCTGCTCGAGCAGGAGGGGATCAAGGTCGGCGGCGTCGTGACCGAGCCGATCGTGGAGAAGAACCGCCGCAGAGGCTTCCAGATCACGGACTGGATGACGAAGGACCACGAGGTCTTCGCGCACGAGGACCTGAAATCCCGCGTCCGCTCCGGCCGCTACGGCATCAACGTCGCGGCACTCGAGGGGCTGGGCACCCGGGCCCTCGCCGAGGCGCGCGAATCGGCGGACGTCATCGTCATCGACGAGGTCGGCAAAATGGAGGTCGAGAGCGAAGTGTTCACCCAGGCGATCGTCGATACGCTCGGGACGAACAAATCGATCGTGATGACCCTGCACAAGAAGTCGCGCAACCCGCTCCTCCAGGACATTCGGCGGCGCGACGAGCTCCGCCTGCTCGAGGTGACCCCCGTGAACAAGAACCTGCTCGCGTTCAAGGTCGTCCATCTCCTGACCGGACGCGCGCACTGA